The genomic interval TCTATAGTTTCTGTAATCCGTCCAACACGCCGTGCCGTGAGATAAGGATCAAAATAGCCCCCATCAATGGTATTGTCGGCTGTCCTTATCATAAATCATTCACTCGTCAGATCGCCGGGTATAACGGCGCCAGCCACTTTGCCACTTCATATCGCCCAGTAAGCCCTCCCGGCTATGTTGCCTCCACGCTTCTTTGCGTATGCGCTCCGCTGCCTCTGACATTCGACGGTTACCAACCTGGATAATACGAGGCCGAGCACGCTCACTAGATGCACTCGTTCTTCGACAACGTTCCTTGAACGACCTTTCCGGTGAACTAAGGCGGTAGGACGTACCACTATCCGCTGTGCCATAGTCCCTGTTGAGACTACTGAAGGAGGGACCGTGGCGATAAGATCGAACGTGGTGACGCTCTCGTTCTCTATCTCTAGTCTCTCTGGCCCTGTTGGTATTCTTCACGTACTCTACGTCGCGCGCGAATCGCACCTTTCGGCGGTCCGGACTGCGGACCCGCTCTTCGCAGGGACTGGCGCGATGATGGTTATGGATTTCAAGAATACTGGCTTCTCGTCTAGGGTGTTCGTGTTCAGAGATCAGCGTCGTGTCTTTTGGTTCGCGAGAGCTCCCGGACGTCCGCCGTAATCGAGGGTAGTGAGGAGAGACATCAGTCCCGTCTGCTTCAATGTCTGATCCGAAATGGCCCTTTGTCGGGGACCGGAttagttttttctttggaggaggagaccgCAGAACCCTTCGCTGTGTCCGCCTTTCGTTTTCAGGCTTCCCGACAACGAACATCTGACGGGATCGGTGACGTCCTCTTGGCCTGCATACACTTCCCCTATCTGTGTCTGTGCTAACTTCATCAGAGCTTGATTCCCACTCCACTTCCGATTCAGTTTCTGGATCTTGGTCTGATTCTGCGGT from Aspergillus flavus chromosome 7, complete sequence carries:
- a CDS encoding uncharacterized protein (expressed protein); this encodes MQHLLLFSLVLCSRRVFIHYSRLICSKGVGLIIFSVPSPSKTSSCLRCPPTLRIHLWPSSSPLAIPLPRCVLPKYWQACPMEVRTRKFIRTRVFGTGTCSHPLGRDPAVLYIRHAQPKSPRMKDPTRYKIIEPRKPRQAKVSSNIFIRTSSPMRSRPSRFRFPFLDRTAESDQDPETESEVEWESSSDEVSTDTDRGSVCRPRGRHRSRQMFVVGKPENERRTQRRVLRSPPPKKKLIRSPTKGHFGSDIEADGTDVSPHYPRLRRTSGSSREPKDTTLISEHEHPRREASILEIHNHHRASPCEERVRSPDRRKVRFARDVEYVKNTNRARETRDRERERHHVRSYRHGPSFSSLNRDYGTADSGTSYRLSSPERSFKERCRRTSASSERARPRIIQVGNRRMSEAAERIRKEAWRQHSREGLLGDMKWQSGWRRYTRRSDE